From a single Rhodopirellula halodulae genomic region:
- the dnaB gene encoding replicative DNA helicase — protein sequence MIADNKFDGPHRGKKKKEVSATEILARQPPFDLEAEMGVIGSILLMPDICDEIASLKADDFYDEANQTIYRHLRDMFDTGEKIDITLLVSRMRTAKDFEKVGGAAYLAQLGGSVANAAHAVYYGDIVREKAMFRRLIESSTEILRNAYEQEGTAKELCAQAEQKVFAIMEGRSGNSVWAISDVLHQAMDRMEARMRDDYVEGGAETGLTDFDQMTGGLHHGELIILAARPSMGKTALAMNIAEHVAIEQREPVLFVSLEMSAIELADRMLCSLARVNGHRLRNGTISSDDRDRLVAKANDISQAPLYVDDSPSRTVSEIAAAARRIKRKEEGLGLVVIDYLQLIEPDNPRDPRQEQVAKIARRLKGMARELEVPLLCLSQLNRQAEDGKDHRPKMSHLRESGAIEQDADVVMFVHREEYYHRGEDKAQYAGQAEIIIAKQRNGPVGDVELTWEGDFTRFSNRAADHHSEFDDYREFTAPGGF from the coding sequence ATGATTGCAGACAACAAATTCGACGGTCCACATCGCGGCAAAAAGAAGAAAGAGGTCTCGGCCACCGAGATTCTGGCTCGCCAGCCGCCTTTTGATCTCGAAGCCGAAATGGGCGTCATCGGGTCGATCTTATTAATGCCCGACATCTGCGACGAGATCGCGTCGTTGAAAGCCGATGACTTCTACGACGAAGCCAACCAAACGATCTATCGCCACCTCCGCGACATGTTCGACACGGGTGAAAAGATCGACATCACCCTGCTCGTTTCGCGAATGCGGACAGCGAAAGATTTTGAAAAGGTCGGTGGTGCGGCGTATTTGGCTCAACTCGGCGGCAGCGTGGCCAACGCGGCGCACGCGGTTTACTACGGCGACATTGTCCGTGAAAAGGCGATGTTTCGGCGCTTGATCGAATCCAGCACCGAGATTCTGCGCAACGCCTATGAACAAGAGGGCACGGCCAAAGAACTCTGCGCTCAAGCGGAACAAAAGGTGTTCGCAATCATGGAAGGCCGCTCGGGCAATTCCGTGTGGGCGATCAGCGACGTCTTGCACCAAGCCATGGATCGCATGGAAGCTCGTATGCGAGACGACTATGTTGAGGGCGGTGCGGAAACCGGATTGACTGACTTTGACCAGATGACCGGCGGTTTGCACCACGGTGAATTGATCATTTTGGCGGCTCGTCCTTCGATGGGCAAAACGGCTCTCGCCATGAACATTGCGGAGCACGTCGCGATCGAACAGCGTGAACCGGTTTTGTTCGTGAGCTTGGAAATGTCAGCGATCGAATTGGCCGACCGGATGCTCTGCAGTCTCGCTCGCGTCAATGGTCACCGTTTGCGGAACGGGACGATCAGCTCCGATGACCGAGACCGCTTGGTGGCCAAAGCAAACGACATCAGCCAAGCCCCGCTGTACGTCGATGATTCGCCCAGCCGTACGGTGAGTGAAATTGCCGCGGCGGCTCGTCGGATCAAACGCAAAGAAGAAGGTTTGGGTTTGGTCGTGATTGACTATTTGCAGCTGATCGAACCGGACAACCCGCGTGACCCGCGTCAGGAACAGGTGGCAAAGATCGCGCGTCGTTTGAAAGGGATGGCGCGGGAGTTGGAAGTTCCGTTGTTGTGTTTGTCTCAGTTGAACCGGCAAGCGGAAGACGGCAAGGATCACCGCCCGAAGATGTCGCACCTGCGGGAGTCCGGGGCCATCGAGCAGGATGCCGACGTGGTGATGTTTGTGCACCGCGAGGAGTATTACCACCGCGGTGAAGACAAGGCTCAGTATGCCGGCCAAGCCGAAATCATCATCGCGAAACAGCGGAACGGTCCGGTGGGCGATGTTGAGCTGACGTGGGAAGGTGACTTCACACGCTTCAGCAACCGAGCCGCCGATCACCACAGCGAGTTCGACGATTACCGAGAATTCACCGCCCCCGGCGGCTTCTAA
- a CDS encoding DUF4346 domain-containing protein, whose product MPSAPPQLNASSHVHFLTGRLAEAAVREEAKRIANEFQCQTSVGVVPITVAALITPKWLSRHWDIPDAATHVILPGFLEDNLEAAGDLAAPLLGLIHETAAEVHCGPKDCRDLHAWITGKQQVVDLSAHSIEIIAEINHAPRSSVAEVVAIANRLRDDGADRIDLGCDPSRRCLKIADYVAALIDAGHELSIDTFDPDEAHDAIQAGASLVLSVNGTNREQARDWDCEVVAIPDVPDDLASLDPTLEYLTRHSIPFRIDPILEPIGSGFTTSLLRYIETRRRYPDAEMMMGIGNLTELTDVDSAGVNFLLLGICQELNIGSVLTTQVINWARSSVRECDIARRLVHHAVSRGVPPKRLSDELVSLRDPKLRPHSQAAIEALAEGVKDNNYRLIAQDETIHLISAGLHLTGQDPFELFAELMQQPQSDNVDASHAFYLGYEMAKASMALTLSKQYEQDQALRWGHLTVEEDTHRLQRSSRHRKRTEG is encoded by the coding sequence ATGCCTTCCGCTCCTCCCCAACTCAATGCTTCGTCACACGTCCACTTTTTGACAGGACGCTTGGCGGAAGCTGCCGTCCGCGAGGAAGCGAAACGCATTGCGAACGAGTTCCAGTGCCAAACCAGCGTCGGCGTGGTCCCGATCACGGTCGCGGCCTTGATCACCCCAAAATGGCTTTCGCGGCACTGGGACATCCCGGACGCCGCGACGCATGTGATCCTGCCGGGTTTTCTGGAAGACAACTTGGAAGCAGCCGGTGATCTCGCCGCTCCGCTGCTGGGACTGATTCACGAAACGGCGGCGGAGGTTCATTGCGGCCCAAAAGACTGCCGCGATCTGCACGCATGGATCACCGGCAAACAACAAGTCGTTGACCTGTCGGCGCATTCGATTGAGATCATTGCCGAGATCAATCACGCTCCGCGATCGTCCGTCGCCGAAGTCGTGGCCATCGCGAATCGTTTGCGTGACGACGGCGCCGACCGAATCGATTTGGGCTGCGATCCTTCAAGGCGATGTTTGAAAATTGCTGACTACGTTGCGGCGCTGATCGACGCGGGACACGAGCTCAGCATCGACACGTTTGATCCGGACGAAGCACACGATGCAATTCAGGCCGGTGCGTCGTTGGTCCTGTCGGTCAACGGAACCAATCGCGAACAAGCTCGCGATTGGGACTGCGAAGTCGTCGCGATCCCGGATGTGCCCGACGATCTGGCCAGCTTGGATCCGACGCTTGAATATCTGACTCGCCATTCGATCCCGTTTCGAATCGATCCAATCTTGGAACCGATTGGCTCCGGGTTCACGACCAGTCTGCTTCGCTACATCGAAACACGTCGTCGTTATCCCGATGCCGAAATGATGATGGGCATCGGCAACCTGACGGAGCTGACCGATGTCGATTCCGCCGGCGTGAATTTTCTGTTGCTGGGAATTTGCCAAGAGCTCAACATCGGCAGCGTGTTAACGACGCAGGTCATCAATTGGGCTCGCTCGTCCGTCCGCGAGTGCGACATCGCTCGGCGGCTCGTCCATCATGCGGTCTCGCGTGGCGTGCCACCCAAACGTTTGTCGGATGAATTGGTCTCGCTACGAGACCCCAAATTGCGTCCGCATTCGCAGGCCGCGATCGAAGCCTTGGCCGAGGGCGTCAAAGACAACAACTATCGTCTGATTGCCCAAGACGAAACGATTCACTTGATCAGCGCCGGATTGCATCTGACCGGCCAAGATCCGTTTGAGCTTTTTGCGGAGCTGATGCAGCAGCCTCAGTCCGACAATGTGGACGCGTCTCACGCGTTCTATCTGGGCTACGAAATGGCCAAGGCGTCGATGGCTCTGACTCTGAGCAAACAATACGAACAGGACCAAGCCTTGCGTTGGGGACACCTGACCGTCGAAGAAGACACCCACCGACTTCAACGATCCAGCCGCCATCGGAAGAGGACCGAGGGCTGA
- a CDS encoding DnaA/Hda family protein: protein MSSTQGSIETQEAIEHFAEALHQRIGADRYRLWFTHGVQFDLEVGDSPDDGEPTVFVIIRTSGPFAAQRMGNSFATELRAAAMIACGERARYRIDVEEAEQPTPKKRTRAAKVAAEKKATTKQKSTRGRAAASRSTTKTARAAGRSSSGRSSSGRRGSANSLASLLAQSNAAGNGAASNGKGGRKRSRGRVEHDPVAAAELPGDDDEHEEDYYDEDEFESDEQPVRAKSRGGAKKSAQPSAALPPLPDSQPTGGRTLDSFITGPCNEFAFSAAMMAVATPSVATPLFLHGPTGTGKSHLLAALANEFRTRRRMRRVVLLTAEQFTNDFVVSVGSTGLPAFRKRYRDVDALLIDDVHFLAAKTATLREALYTVETLASAGKPLVFSANLPPSDIRGLTGEVAGRMSSGLVCPLAALDQQTRFQLLQRMVATRCVLGCDNALLEEVSELIGGDARAAGGIANLIGMLQRMFRREPTIDEIRRYGGDLLRSTQVAPTLRSIEKAVCETFGLEGDGLRSKAQTRRVSEPRTLAMYLARQHTGSAFTEIAKHFGRRSHSNAISAISKVENWLASGKPIGAGDGAMSAQDAIARVESRLRVG, encoded by the coding sequence ATGTCGTCGACGCAAGGTAGCATCGAGACGCAAGAAGCCATCGAGCATTTCGCCGAGGCTCTGCACCAACGGATCGGAGCAGACCGTTACCGGTTGTGGTTCACCCATGGAGTTCAGTTCGATCTGGAGGTTGGGGATTCGCCTGATGATGGTGAGCCAACCGTCTTTGTGATCATTCGCACCAGCGGTCCCTTCGCGGCGCAGCGGATGGGCAACAGCTTTGCGACAGAACTTCGTGCCGCGGCGATGATCGCGTGCGGTGAACGAGCACGCTATCGCATCGACGTGGAAGAAGCTGAACAGCCCACGCCAAAGAAACGAACTCGCGCGGCCAAGGTGGCTGCGGAAAAGAAAGCCACCACCAAACAGAAGTCGACGCGTGGTCGCGCCGCCGCGTCTCGTTCGACAACGAAGACAGCACGAGCGGCAGGTCGCAGTTCATCGGGACGCAGTTCGTCTGGCAGAAGGGGATCGGCCAACAGCTTGGCGAGTTTGTTGGCTCAGTCCAACGCGGCGGGCAACGGCGCAGCGTCCAACGGCAAAGGCGGACGCAAACGATCGCGTGGGCGAGTCGAGCACGATCCCGTCGCGGCAGCCGAATTGCCCGGTGACGATGACGAGCACGAAGAAGACTACTACGACGAAGACGAGTTCGAATCGGATGAACAACCGGTGCGAGCCAAGTCACGTGGCGGTGCAAAGAAGTCCGCTCAACCGTCGGCGGCGCTACCTCCCTTGCCGGACTCGCAACCGACCGGCGGACGAACGCTGGACAGTTTCATCACGGGGCCATGCAACGAATTTGCGTTTTCCGCGGCGATGATGGCCGTGGCCACTCCGTCCGTGGCCACGCCGTTGTTTCTGCACGGACCAACGGGCACGGGCAAATCGCACTTGTTGGCGGCTCTGGCGAACGAGTTTCGCACTCGACGACGCATGCGGCGTGTCGTGTTGCTGACGGCGGAACAATTCACCAATGACTTTGTTGTCTCGGTGGGCTCGACGGGCTTGCCCGCCTTCCGAAAACGGTACCGCGATGTGGACGCGTTGTTGATCGACGACGTTCATTTCTTGGCCGCCAAAACCGCCACGCTTCGGGAAGCGTTGTACACCGTTGAAACCTTGGCATCGGCGGGCAAACCGTTGGTGTTCTCGGCCAACCTTCCTCCGAGTGACATCCGTGGGTTGACCGGCGAAGTTGCCGGGCGGATGTCATCGGGTTTGGTTTGCCCCTTGGCAGCGTTGGACCAGCAAACACGTTTTCAATTGCTGCAGCGAATGGTTGCCACACGATGTGTGCTGGGTTGCGACAATGCTTTGCTGGAAGAGGTCAGCGAATTGATCGGCGGCGACGCGCGAGCGGCCGGCGGAATCGCGAACCTGATCGGCATGTTGCAGCGAATGTTTCGCCGCGAACCGACCATTGACGAAATCCGACGCTACGGCGGCGATTTGTTGCGTAGCACCCAGGTTGCACCGACGCTCCGCAGCATCGAAAAAGCGGTTTGTGAGACTTTCGGTCTTGAAGGCGACGGCTTGCGCAGCAAAGCTCAAACAAGACGAGTGAGCGAACCGCGAACGTTGGCGATGTACTTGGCCCGGCAACACACCGGCAGTGCGTTCACTGAAATTGCCAAGCACTTCGGTCGACGCAGTCACTCCAATGCAATTTCCGCGATCAGCAAAGTCGAAAACTGGCTGGCGTCCGGAAAACCCATCGGAGCCGGCGACGGAGCCATGTCCGCGCAGGACGCCATCGCGCGTGTCGAGTCGCGTTTGCGTGTGGGATAG
- a CDS encoding REP-associated tyrosine transposase yields MLRQGGVYFFTVVTYRRRPLFTSSFARECLHEAFLQQHRTHPFDLFAICLLPDHLHCVWCLPKGDADYSARWQSIKRHFTQRYLDGGGSEGKVSAAEQREGRKGVWQPRFLGTHGS; encoded by the coding sequence ATGCTACGACAAGGTGGCGTCTACTTCTTCACGGTGGTGACGTATCGTCGTCGCCCACTCTTCACGTCTTCATTCGCACGCGAGTGCCTGCATGAAGCGTTCTTGCAGCAACATCGAACGCACCCGTTTGATCTCTTTGCGATCTGCTTGTTGCCCGATCACCTCCACTGCGTTTGGTGCCTTCCCAAAGGCGACGCGGACTACTCCGCTCGATGGCAATCGATCAAGCGGCACTTCACGCAGCGGTACTTGGATGGTGGTGGATCGGAAGGAAAGGTCTCGGCGGCTGAACAACGAGAAGGACGCAAGGGAGTTTGGCAACCACGATTTTTGGGAACACACGGTTCGTGA
- a CDS encoding DUF1573 domain-containing protein, translating to MFSDTKHDFRVVGRGTKAEYKFEFRNLYEETVHVQGVRSSCGCTTPTVSKDTLQTHETSSIVATLNTSTFIGQKAATVTVIFDQPYYAEVQLQVSGFIRTDVTFDPPEVDFGQCKSGEMKEQDITITHRGNPSWRLTDVRSHCDDFAVKLEQPIVQPNMVQYKMRVRMKDTMPEGEIRERLTLVSNDSKFPTIEMGIAGMIRPTISVSPAAVSLGTAESGQTVSKRLLVRGEEPFAISEVRCPDDRFSFEIPEGKKKLHFLEMKFTGGDEPDRVAQRIEIVTDLQGGKTAQCVATGTVK from the coding sequence ATGTTCTCCGATACCAAGCACGACTTTCGAGTGGTCGGCCGCGGGACCAAAGCCGAATACAAATTCGAGTTCCGCAATCTCTACGAAGAGACCGTGCATGTCCAAGGGGTTCGCAGCAGTTGTGGGTGCACGACTCCGACCGTTTCCAAGGACACCCTGCAAACGCACGAAACCAGTTCCATCGTCGCCACGCTGAACACCAGCACCTTCATTGGGCAAAAGGCCGCCACGGTCACCGTCATCTTTGACCAGCCCTATTACGCCGAGGTCCAGCTTCAGGTCAGCGGTTTCATCCGCACGGATGTCACGTTCGATCCACCCGAAGTGGATTTCGGACAATGCAAGAGCGGCGAGATGAAAGAACAAGACATCACGATCACGCATCGCGGCAATCCGAGTTGGCGATTGACCGATGTCCGCAGCCACTGCGATGACTTTGCCGTGAAGTTGGAACAGCCCATCGTTCAGCCAAACATGGTGCAATACAAAATGCGAGTCCGCATGAAAGACACCATGCCCGAAGGCGAAATTCGCGAACGATTGACCTTGGTCAGCAACGATTCAAAATTCCCGACGATCGAAATGGGCATCGCGGGGATGATTCGGCCAACGATCAGCGTTTCACCCGCCGCGGTCAGCCTGGGAACGGCGGAATCCGGACAAACCGTCAGCAAACGATTGCTGGTTCGCGGCGAAGAACCATTTGCCATTTCGGAAGTTCGCTGCCCCGACGATCGTTTCTCGTTCGAGATCCCCGAGGGCAAAAAGAAGCTGCACTTCTTGGAGATGAAATTCACCGGTGGCGACGAACCGGATCGCGTGGCGCAACGCATCGAAATTGTGACCGACTTGCAGGGCGGCAAGACGGCTCAGTGTGTCGCGACGGGAACCGTGAAATAA
- a CDS encoding Maf family protein, which produces MNGLPRADLPGFESDQPERLILASGSPRRAQLLTAAGYEFTIQPASDGAECGICSRETAPEMVARLAYRKAADVITRVEDGLVLAADTVASCVGQILGKPSDRDHAEEMLRLLSGRDHDVYTGVCLWSRRHECFVADVVRTRLRMSVLTEEQLTEHLDSLRWDGKAGAFGYQDGNDWLEVVGDDSESNVVGLPMERLAELLENFEQNAEKIETPTIDSIESTDSSCS; this is translated from the coding sequence ATGAACGGCCTTCCAAGGGCGGATCTACCGGGCTTCGAATCGGACCAACCGGAGCGTTTGATCTTGGCCAGCGGATCGCCACGACGCGCCCAATTGCTAACCGCCGCCGGATACGAATTCACGATCCAACCGGCGTCCGATGGGGCCGAGTGTGGGATCTGCAGTCGCGAAACGGCCCCCGAAATGGTGGCCAGGTTGGCTTACCGAAAAGCTGCCGACGTCATCACCCGCGTCGAAGATGGATTGGTGCTTGCGGCCGACACCGTCGCGTCCTGCGTCGGTCAGATTTTGGGCAAACCCAGCGATCGCGATCACGCGGAAGAAATGCTGCGACTGCTCAGCGGCCGCGACCATGACGTCTACACCGGCGTGTGTCTCTGGTCGCGACGACACGAATGCTTTGTGGCCGACGTGGTCCGTACGCGACTGCGAATGTCAGTGTTGACGGAAGAACAACTGACCGAACATTTGGACAGTTTGCGTTGGGATGGCAAAGCCGGCGCTTTCGGTTATCAAGATGGGAACGACTGGTTGGAAGTCGTCGGCGACGATAGCGAAAGCAATGTTGTCGGATTGCCGATGGAGCGGTTGGCAGAATTGTTGGAAAACTTTGAACAAAACGCCGAAAAGATAGAAACCCCGACAATCGATTCGATCGAATCCACTGATTCAAGCTGCTCGTAA
- a CDS encoding M48 family metallopeptidase encodes MDLIAAELQGTVPRSSLNLPYQFTLVMVAVMMMLMPVLYCCLIAAACYGMFWYWTEILPTAMENLPRGRAMILAVMFYASPIVAGLMMILFMIKPIFFSLVLPKDSRQRSLQRASEPALFDLVDRICDATRSPRPKRIDIDNEVNASASLRRGFLSLLGKDLVLTIGAPLVAGMNTRQLTGVLAHEFGHFAQGGGMKSTYLIRTINMWFARVVYQRDRLDEMLDHAISESDFRISLLLMFGKLFVLLSRSILWCFMMVAHAISCMMSRQMEYDADRYEAFVAGSEQFKNTSDRLQALAAGQQAMYGTVMSALNDSVLLDDLPNITAAKANEVTASELKKMAKSHDEQTQSFFSTHPSDAKRIQAAKKYNAEGMFQLEIPASRLFKNFDAVCTGVSTDFYRNALGVLVDPSKLTRIEQFDPKD; translated from the coding sequence ATGGACTTGATCGCCGCGGAGCTACAAGGAACCGTCCCCCGAAGTTCACTCAATCTTCCCTACCAATTCACTCTCGTGATGGTGGCGGTGATGATGATGTTGATGCCGGTGCTGTATTGCTGCTTGATCGCCGCGGCTTGCTACGGAATGTTCTGGTACTGGACCGAGATCCTTCCGACGGCGATGGAAAATCTGCCTCGTGGCCGAGCCATGATTTTGGCGGTGATGTTCTATGCGTCACCGATTGTGGCCGGATTGATGATGATCCTCTTCATGATCAAACCCATCTTCTTTTCGCTCGTCCTTCCCAAAGACAGTCGCCAGCGTTCTCTGCAGCGAGCCTCCGAACCCGCGTTGTTTGATTTGGTCGACCGTATCTGCGACGCAACGCGCAGCCCGCGTCCCAAACGAATTGACATCGACAATGAGGTCAACGCATCCGCTTCCCTCCGACGCGGCTTCCTGAGTTTACTCGGCAAAGACTTGGTGCTGACCATTGGAGCTCCTTTGGTTGCAGGCATGAACACCCGGCAATTGACCGGCGTGCTGGCTCACGAGTTTGGTCACTTTGCCCAAGGAGGCGGCATGAAATCAACTTACTTGATTCGCACCATCAACATGTGGTTCGCTCGCGTCGTTTACCAACGCGACCGATTGGATGAGATGCTGGACCATGCGATCTCAGAGAGCGACTTCCGCATCTCGTTGCTCTTGATGTTTGGCAAACTGTTCGTCTTGCTCAGCCGAAGCATTCTGTGGTGCTTCATGATGGTGGCTCATGCGATCAGCTGCATGATGTCGCGACAGATGGAATACGACGCGGATCGATACGAGGCCTTCGTCGCGGGCAGCGAGCAATTCAAGAACACGAGCGATCGCCTGCAAGCCTTGGCCGCAGGCCAGCAAGCCATGTACGGTACCGTCATGTCAGCGTTGAACGACAGCGTGCTGCTTGATGACTTGCCCAACATTACCGCGGCAAAAGCCAACGAGGTCACGGCGTCCGAGCTGAAGAAGATGGCCAAGTCCCACGACGAACAGACCCAAAGCTTTTTCTCCACGCACCCCTCCGACGCGAAAAGAATTCAGGCGGCGAAGAAATACAACGCGGAAGGCATGTTTCAACTGGAGATCCCGGCCAGTCGTTTGTTCAAGAATTTTGATGCCGTTTGCACGGGCGTCAGCACCGACTTCTACCGCAATGCATTGGGAGTGTTGGTGGACCCCAGCAAATTGACCCGAATCGAACAATTCGACCCCAAAGATTAA
- a CDS encoding O-antigen ligase family protein, with protein sequence MSVLRTTLLWISATILVLIPFCLAADFGGILHWSQYPAALGVLAAMVLSLIGLTDSTASSGLRQHKLLLPLGLLVLLAWFQSLTLPSGIVGLLSPGSQTAYSTWLDGLLSSPQQPSSHSISVSPTDTRHVALLLTFLLPLSFAASIVFHARNRLTMLLSAIAITGASVAILGFYRKLDPTADLWFFTSKSNAFAGFVNRNNAALMLNFGMAAGLGLLSWRMMALHSIELDDPDFEFNDLLSLISDRESFIGLLTSITCSAGLLVNGSRGGVVAAIFGLVVAFGYVRPRRGLIGLPILAVVIAISVAILTVPMQLNLETISRLELISANADTLQKDGRLLHWQDGWNAAVSYLPMGSGVSTYGYSYLPYQSQSPGSWFEHADNLWLEMFVETGLPGLVIAVLLFAILLRSLKRLSTSADPIDQGVRVAAWYAIAAVVVSQFFDFGLIMPANLFVAVILATAVVSRQVAGGGLQAPMPDEEDDPYHAMAMADPEYALAMAAEEQALEEAEPIQTKKTGNKIALRSETRLGRLTASIGAGAIAVIVLLVSVLAAPGLKADASSESLVRRIQHEYSGMKFRPEVLEEVESLLKENLAENPTVAAHVQLASTQRDRGRLAETLEWRPVSIEQAGEIYAKTNLNERELDYPPPLAAMTHDRLKSSVHYEDAWNSSLAGLPECPLSQALRATLVELQSVRETQPETAVAVQHLAKFYSTEPMRLMRLGRRAFMIGDYDAAAGILRDSTALRPDLTSRLMPLLRVNQTSLPLQKVIPENSRAIEIAAADVMLWDEPDQEFLQYATQNIQCNAQTNLASRAKCQALLSRIHFSLKQNEAAIKAGEEAIRMEPDEPRYRVQLIEQLLIMGNRPEALRHARMGRQSDPEDQRFQKFIDRIAELDRKEVLEPAIPRDENAPDIESILN encoded by the coding sequence GTGTCAGTTCTACGTACCACGTTGCTTTGGATCTCCGCCACGATCTTGGTGTTGATCCCGTTCTGCTTGGCGGCGGACTTTGGCGGCATCCTGCATTGGAGCCAATACCCAGCGGCGTTAGGCGTCTTGGCAGCGATGGTTCTGTCGCTCATCGGACTGACCGATTCCACCGCGTCCAGCGGTTTACGTCAGCACAAACTGTTGTTGCCTTTGGGTTTGCTGGTCCTGCTCGCTTGGTTTCAAAGCCTGACACTTCCGTCCGGAATCGTCGGGCTGCTCAGTCCCGGATCGCAGACCGCCTATTCAACCTGGCTCGACGGATTGCTTTCGTCGCCCCAGCAACCGTCCAGCCACTCGATCTCGGTTTCGCCCACCGACACGCGACACGTGGCGTTGTTGCTGACCTTCTTGTTGCCGCTGTCCTTTGCCGCGTCGATTGTCTTTCACGCTCGCAATCGCCTGACCATGTTGCTCAGCGCGATCGCCATCACCGGGGCGTCGGTCGCCATTTTAGGTTTCTATCGCAAACTCGATCCCACCGCCGACCTCTGGTTCTTCACATCCAAATCCAACGCGTTCGCTGGGTTCGTCAACCGCAACAACGCGGCGTTGATGTTGAATTTTGGAATGGCCGCGGGGCTGGGGTTGTTGTCTTGGCGGATGATGGCGCTGCACAGCATCGAACTGGACGATCCCGATTTCGAATTCAATGATTTGCTGTCGTTGATCTCCGATCGTGAGTCTTTCATTGGCTTGCTAACTTCGATCACCTGTTCTGCGGGACTGTTGGTCAACGGATCGCGAGGCGGCGTGGTCGCGGCGATCTTTGGATTGGTTGTCGCTTTCGGCTATGTCCGACCACGTCGCGGTTTGATCGGACTTCCGATCCTGGCGGTGGTGATCGCGATTTCGGTCGCGATTTTGACGGTGCCGATGCAGTTGAACCTGGAAACCATTTCACGATTGGAATTGATCTCCGCCAACGCGGACACGCTTCAGAAAGACGGGCGACTGCTTCACTGGCAAGACGGCTGGAACGCCGCGGTGTCGTACCTTCCGATGGGTTCAGGCGTCAGCACGTATGGCTATTCGTATTTGCCTTATCAGTCGCAGAGTCCCGGTTCCTGGTTTGAACATGCCGACAACCTTTGGTTGGAGATGTTCGTTGAAACAGGTCTGCCCGGTTTGGTGATTGCAGTTCTCTTATTCGCAATTTTGCTGCGTTCGCTCAAGCGACTGTCGACCTCCGCGGATCCCATCGACCAAGGGGTGCGAGTCGCGGCGTGGTACGCCATCGCGGCCGTGGTCGTGTCGCAGTTCTTCGACTTTGGACTGATCATGCCCGCCAACCTTTTCGTCGCCGTGATCTTGGCCACAGCGGTGGTTTCGCGGCAAGTCGCCGGTGGCGGTTTGCAAGCGCCGATGCCCGACGAAGAAGACGATCCCTACCACGCAATGGCGATGGCAGATCCAGAATACGCCTTGGCCATGGCGGCGGAAGAACAAGCCCTCGAAGAAGCGGAGCCGATCCAAACCAAGAAGACCGGCAATAAAATCGCCCTGCGATCAGAAACCAGATTGGGACGCTTAACGGCATCGATTGGTGCCGGAGCCATCGCAGTGATTGTCTTGCTCGTCTCGGTACTCGCCGCCCCCGGGCTGAAAGCCGACGCGTCGTCCGAATCCCTCGTTCGACGAATCCAACACGAGTATTCGGGGATGAAGTTCCGCCCCGAAGTGCTAGAAGAAGTCGAGTCACTCCTGAAAGAGAATTTAGCTGAGAACCCCACCGTCGCGGCTCACGTTCAACTTGCTTCCACGCAACGAGACCGCGGTCGTTTAGCCGAGACGCTCGAATGGCGACCGGTCTCCATCGAACAAGCCGGCGAGATCTACGCGAAAACGAATCTCAACGAACGCGAATTGGATTATCCACCGCCATTGGCCGCGATGACGCATGATCGCCTGAAGAGCAGCGTTCACTACGAAGACGCCTGGAACTCGTCTTTGGCCGGACTTCCTGAATGCCCGCTCAGCCAAGCCCTTCGCGCGACGTTGGTCGAATTGCAATCCGTTCGCGAAACGCAACCGGAGACGGCGGTGGCGGTGCAACACTTGGCAAAATTCTATTCGACTGAGCCCATGCGTTTGATGCGATTGGGTCGTCGAGCATTCATGATTGGCGACTACGATGCCGCGGCCGGTATCCTTCGTGATTCCACGGCATTGCGTCCCGATTTGACATCTCGGCTGATGCCGCTGCTACGAGTCAATCAAACTTCGTTGCCTCTGCAAAAGGTGATCCCCGAAAATTCACGAGCGATTGAGATTGCGGCGGCGGACGTGATGCTGTGGGACGAACCCGATCAAGAGTTTTTGCAATACGCCACGCAGAACATTCAGTGCAACGCACAAACCAATTTGGCGTCCCGCGCGAAATGCCAAGCCTTGCTGTCACGAATTCACTTTTCACTGAAGCAAAACGAGGCGGCAATCAAAGCTGGTGAAGAGGCCATTCGGATGGAACCGGACGAACCCCGATACCGCGTTCAATTGATCGAGCAATTGCTGATCATGGGCAACCGACCGGAAGCCTTGCGGCATGCTCGCATGGGCCGACAATCGGATCCGGAAGATCAACGCTTCCAAAAATTCATCGATCGCATCGCCGAGTTGGATCGCAAGGAAGTGCTCGAACCCGCGATTCCTCGCGATGAGAATGCTCCTGACATTGAATCCATTTTGAACTGA